TCGCGACGATCACGCACAAAGGCAAAGCCTCGTGGTGACACCCTCCGGCCGAGCCTTCGCAAAATTTTCCCTCCGCGGAGATGATATTCCGGAGCCAGCGCATTTCAAAAAAATGCGAGGCTGCATTTATAAATGGAGGGACGGCCTCCGTGCCGTCCCTCCATTTCAAGCATCGGCCACAGTTTAATTTATAGTAGTTTATATCGATATTTATACATAATGGTAGGGCGAGGCGTCCCCGCCGAGCCGTTGCTGGCCCGCGGCTCGGCGGGGACGCCTCGCCCTACCCAAAAGTAATTTTAATTGGGGATGATATTATCAGGGCCGGCACAATATTACAAAGACCGCCCGGTCCCCCTGCCCCGCCGCCCTCACGGCACTTCGCCGCGGGCGGCTTCGAGCATGGCATACCATTCGCCACGGGTCAGCGCGAGACGCTCCGCCTCGGCGGCGGCGGCGATGCGCTCCGGGTTGACCGTGCCGAGGACGGGGCGGATGCCGGCGGGATGCCGCAGGAGCCACGCCAGAAGGAGCGCGTCCATGTTGGTGCTTTTTTCGGACGCCATGTTTTTTAAGAAATCAACGAGGTGGCGGTGCGGGTCATCCGCGGGCAGGCCGGGCTTGTGCAGGCGTCCGCCGCCCACGGGGCTCCATGCCTGGATGGTGATGTCGTGCAGGCGGCAGTAGTCGAGCATCCCCGTGGCGAGTTGCGAGGGCACGCCGCGCTGGTTGGCCAGAATGCCCTCGGAAATCAGGGGATGATGGGCGAGGCTCAACTCCAGTTGGTTGGCGACGATGGGCTGGCGGACATGACGGCGGAGGAGGTCGATCTGGAGCCCCGTGTGGTTGCTGACACCAAAGGCGCGGACTTTGCCGGAGGCGTGCAGGGCGTCGAAGGCGCTGGCGACCTCCTCGGGCTCGACGAGGCAATCGGGCCGGTGGAGCAGGAGGATGTCGAGTTGCCCGATGCCGAGCCGTTCGAGGATGCCGTCCACGGAGCGGAGGATGTGCTCGCGGCTGAAATCAAAGCGGTGGGGGTCGCCGGAGCCGGACTCGTCGGCGAAACGGATGCCGCATTTGGACTGGAGGGTGAGGCGCCGGCGGAGCCCGGGATGGGCGCGCAGGTATTCGCCGAAGACGAGTTCGGATTTGCCGTGGCAGTAGATGTCGGCGTGGTCGAAAAAAGTCATGCCGGCGGCAAGCGCCGCGTCGATGGCCGCAAAGGCGGCGTGGCGCTGCCCGTCGGTCAGCGGCGAGGAGTCCCACCGGGCGCCGAGGCGCATGCAGCCGTAGATGAGACGCGAGGAGGGCGTGTTTTGCGGAGCGGTGGCATCGGCGGTGGCACTCATAAGGCATCGTGAATGTGACGGGCCCCGGGATTTTGGCAAGGCTGCCGGCGGCAGGTCGATGCCTGTCATTTCAGGAAGGCGGGGCCATCCCGAGGATTGCCTCGACGATGAACCGCCCTCACCATGCCAGACACCCCGCGCCTTTGCGCGCGGGGAGCTTTATTGATATGAGAACCATCAGACAATAATCCGCCA
This genomic stretch from Termitidicoccus mucosus harbors:
- a CDS encoding aldo/keto reductase, whose product is MSATADATAPQNTPSSRLIYGCMRLGARWDSSPLTDGQRHAAFAAIDAALAAGMTFFDHADIYCHGKSELVFGEYLRAHPGLRRRLTLQSKCGIRFADESGSGDPHRFDFSREHILRSVDGILERLGIGQLDILLLHRPDCLVEPEEVASAFDALHASGKVRAFGVSNHTGLQIDLLRRHVRQPIVANQLELSLAHHPLISEGILANQRGVPSQLATGMLDYCRLHDITIQAWSPVGGGRLHKPGLPADDPHRHLVDFLKNMASEKSTNMDALLLAWLLRHPAGIRPVLGTVNPERIAAAAEAERLALTRGEWYAMLEAARGEVP